One region of Dysidea avara chromosome 1, odDysAvar1.4, whole genome shotgun sequence genomic DNA includes:
- the LOC136253978 gene encoding histone-lysine N-methyltransferase PRDM9-like has protein sequence MDSDEDEGLCEYEWKRLQNIKRNHDFLRSLGFTVKNSKKEKPKKRQNVTREYSNDDEKEWTPCYEVPRRTRSHSVESADNVPDLIGPNEKVSMEEINKRLDKRFQCAMETVEKQRSAKRCRLSSNNDKTTTPADVKDLPQVFHDVPKVKKFSGFTNKDDRSVRKETSSPSDVKKKSNTSTTKHLCVKRVPKMKLRRSKRLAKKETTHYEELVISDDDDYIGCDDCNTLHSDECPVHGPLLPLDESRGWDQDSKSFTSLPVPLQVTVRMSSIKNAGMGVFAKEFIRKRTRIGPYKGEVVKKEDVTCDTDTDYFWEIKRNSCESYFLDGKNDEHSNWLRFINCARNEAEQNLLSFQYHGEIYYRTIKHITPNSELLVWYGEEYAKDMGLSVDCSHDDAPCYSCAHCKSEFMDKRNFDIHLKHSPSCRDANPQVFKCGKCGELFTTLISLQHHIRRHEQNDSSSLIDTAKVKPAQKCSKEESHQCQYCSKAFTQSGDLKIHLRTHTGEKPFHCQYCSKAFTTSGNLQTHLRIHKGEKPFQCQYCSKAFATNGNLQKHSRTHTGEKPFQCQYCSKAFTTTGHLRTHLRTHTGEKPFQCQYCSKAFTQNSHLRKHLRIHTGEKPFQCPCCSKAFTQSNGLQRHLRTQHKDN, from the exons ATGGACAGTGACGAAGACGAAGGATTGTGTGAATACGAGTGGAAAAGACTCCAAAACATTAAACGGAACCACGATTTTTTGCGTAGTCTTG GGTTTACTGTGAAGAATAGCAAGAAGGAAAAACCAAAAAAGAGACAGAACGTCACTAGAGAATATAGCAATGATGATGAAAAGGAATGGACACCATGTTATGAAGTTCCTAGGAGGACTAGAA GCCACAGTGTTGAGAGTGCGGATAATGTTCCTGATTTGATTGGTCCAAATGAGAAGGTGTCGATGGAAGAAATAAACAAACGACTG GACAAGAGATTTCAGTGTGCAATGGAAACAGTTGAGAAGCAACGTTCAGCCAAAAGATGTAGACTATCATCCAATAATGACAAGACTACCACACCAGCTGATGTGAAGGATCTTCCTCAAGTTTTTCATGATGTGCCAAAGGTGAAGAAGTTCAGTGGCTTCACAAACAAGGATGATAGATCGGTACGTAAGGAGACATCATCACCAAGTGATGTGAAGAAGAAGAGTAATACTAGTACTACCAAGCATCTCTGTGTTAAAAG GGTACCCAAGATGAAACTAAGGAGATCAAAGAGATTAGCTAAGAAGGAAACTACTCATTATGAGGAACTAGTTATATCAGATGATGATGACTACATAG GTTGCGATGATTGTAATACTTTGCATTCTGATGAGTGTCCGGTACATGGTCCTCTATTACCATTGGATGAATCTCGGGGGTGGGATCAAGACTCTAAATCCTTCACCAGTCTACCAGTACCACTACAAGTTACAGTGAGGATGTCCTCTATTAAGAATGCTGGCATGGGAGTGTTTGCCAAAGAGTTTATACGTAAAAGAACTAGGATTGGTCCCTATAAAGGAGAAGTGGTGAAGAAAGAAGACGTCACTTGTGACACTGACACAGACTACTTCTGGGAG ATCAAAAGGAATAGTTGTGAGTCGTACTTTCTTGACGGAAAGAATGACGAACATTCTAACTGGCTGAGATTCATCAATTGTGCTAGAAACGAGGCTGAACAAAACTTGTTATCATTCCAATACCATGGTGAAATCTACTATCGTACCATTAAACACATCACACCTAACAGTGAATTGTTAGTGTGGTATGGTGAGGAGTATGCTAAGGACATGGGATTATCGGTGGATTGCTCCCATGATGATG CTCCTTGCTATAGTTGTGCTCATTGTAAATCAGAGTTTATGGATAAGAGAAACTTTGATATTCACTTGAAGCATAGTCCATCATGTCGTGATGCTAATCCGCAAGTGTTCAAGTGTGGAAAATGTGGAGAACTGTTCACTACACTGATCAGCCTTCAGCATCATATCAGGAGACATGAACAAAATGATTCTTCATCTTTAATTGATACCGCTAAGGTGAAGCCAGCTCAAAAGTGTAGTAAAGAGGAATCACACCAATGTCAATATTGTAGTAAAGCATTTACTCAATCTGGTGATCTAAAAATACATTTAAGAACCCATACAGGAGAGAAGCCATTTCATTGCCAATATTGTAGTAAAGCATTTACAACAAGTGGTAATCTACAAACACATTTACGAATTCACAAAGGAGAGAAGCCATTCCAATGTCAATATTGCAGTAAAGCATTTGCAACAAATGGTAATCTGCAAAAACATTCAAGAACTCACACAGGAGAGAAGCCATTCCAATGTCAATATTGTAGTAAAGCATTTACAACAACTGGTCATCTACGAACACATTTAAGAACTCATACAGGAGAGAAGCCATTCCAATGTCAATATTGTAGTAAAGCATTTACACAAAATAGTCATCTACGAAAACATTTAAGAATTCACACAGGAGAGAAGCCATTCCAATGTCCATGTTGCAGTAAAGCATTTACACAATCTAATGGTCTACAAAGACATTTAAGAACTCAGCATAAAGACAATTAA